Proteins found in one Cryptosporangium minutisporangium genomic segment:
- a CDS encoding CAP domain-containing protein: MRTTVRTKIGFGIAAAAVLTTMAVGSGSAATAAELPTGGYDRYASQYQYGYGDNSYYRQWSSPRYAPRPTTQPTTTRPTTTRPTTTTPVAKPTTPTTTRPSTAPAPTTTAPTTTAPTTTTPVGSTATGTSSAPALAVLAQINKVRAAHGAKALTMNSQLVAAARQHNLVMAGGCGLSHQCSGEGNVGVRISAQGLKWSAYAENIGYGSTSSATDAVLTATATRITQSMIDEVAPNDGHRRNILNPSLGQIGIDLYRDAKGTLWMTQDFSN, encoded by the coding sequence ACGAAGATCGGTTTCGGCATCGCCGCCGCGGCCGTCTTGACCACGATGGCTGTCGGTTCGGGCTCCGCGGCTACGGCCGCCGAGCTTCCGACTGGGGGTTACGACCGCTACGCCTCGCAGTACCAGTACGGCTACGGGGACAACTCGTACTACCGGCAGTGGAGCAGCCCGCGTTACGCGCCGCGGCCCACCACGCAGCCGACGACGACCCGCCCGACGACGACCCGTCCGACCACCACCACGCCGGTCGCCAAGCCGACCACGCCGACCACGACGCGGCCCAGCACCGCCCCGGCGCCCACCACGACCGCGCCGACCACGACCGCGCCGACAACGACGACGCCGGTGGGCAGCACCGCGACCGGCACGTCGTCCGCTCCGGCGCTCGCCGTGCTCGCTCAGATCAACAAGGTCCGGGCCGCTCACGGCGCGAAGGCGCTGACGATGAACAGCCAGCTGGTCGCGGCGGCTCGTCAGCACAACCTGGTGATGGCCGGCGGGTGCGGCCTCTCGCACCAGTGCTCCGGAGAGGGCAACGTCGGCGTGCGGATCAGCGCGCAGGGCCTGAAGTGGAGCGCGTACGCCGAGAACATCGGCTACGGCAGCACCAGCTCCGCGACCGACGCCGTGCTCACCGCGACCGCGACCCGGATCACCCAGAGCATGATCGACGAGGTGGCGCCGAACGACGGCCACCGCCGGAACATCCTCAACCCGTCGCTCGGCCAGATCGGCATCGACCTGTACCGGGACGCCAAGGGCACGCTCTGGATGACCCAGGACTTCTCCAACTGA